From the Nonlabens marinus S1-08 genome, one window contains:
- a CDS encoding ATP-dependent DNA ligase produces MKQFAELIRTIDGTNKTNLKVAALTEYFNTAPEEDKLWTIAILSHRRPKRPVNTTLMREWATEISGIPMWLFEESYHIVGDLAETIALILPTTSEPSEKSLSQIIHELIALRKKTDLEKKEYLQENWLKLNYYERFVFNKIMTGGFRIGVSQKLMTRALAASTGIDQDILAHKLMGSWTGENTTFQELVFEDNEVAMRGKPYPFYLAYAIEDKVEDLGDVNDWSAEHKWDGIRSQTIIRAGELFVWSRGEELVTDKYPEFQKFPELIPNGTVIDGEILPYKDGRIMNFNDLQTRIGRKTVGKKLLKDVPVVIVAYDLLEWQGKDIREMPFIERRKLLEQLVDAVKDGVPYGQSGSDKQILKRVQDDKSENNVSSSEVTERSRSAVENSYVSSDLSSSSKPFSPLGKSPQENGAVPLMLSETMHFNSWEEVAEERNKAEERRSEGLMLKRKDSPYLVGRKKGDWWKWKVDPFSVDAVLTYAMRGHGRRANLYTDYTFGLWQDGELVTFAKAYSGLTDAEFRKVDAWIKKNTLERFGPVRSVTPHHVFEIAFEGIAPSKRHKSGVATRFPRIVRWRKDKPIEEANTLDDLKALIPTDGDFL; encoded by the coding sequence ATGAAACAATTTGCAGAACTCATACGAACTATCGATGGCACCAATAAAACCAATCTCAAGGTCGCGGCACTAACGGAATATTTCAACACCGCACCAGAGGAAGATAAACTATGGACCATTGCCATCCTATCCCATCGCAGGCCTAAAAGACCAGTCAATACAACACTGATGCGCGAATGGGCGACAGAGATAAGCGGTATACCTATGTGGCTTTTTGAAGAATCCTACCACATCGTAGGCGATCTAGCAGAAACTATTGCTTTGATATTACCTACCACCAGCGAGCCGTCAGAAAAATCACTATCGCAAATTATTCACGAGTTGATTGCCTTGCGCAAAAAAACAGACCTTGAGAAAAAGGAATATTTACAGGAAAACTGGCTCAAGCTTAATTATTACGAGCGCTTCGTTTTCAATAAAATAATGACTGGTGGCTTTAGAATAGGTGTTTCTCAAAAATTAATGACTCGTGCACTAGCAGCCTCAACTGGTATTGATCAGGACATCCTAGCGCATAAACTGATGGGAAGTTGGACCGGCGAGAACACCACTTTTCAAGAATTGGTTTTTGAGGATAATGAAGTTGCCATGCGCGGTAAACCGTATCCATTTTATCTAGCTTATGCTATTGAAGATAAAGTAGAAGATCTAGGCGATGTAAACGACTGGAGTGCAGAGCATAAATGGGATGGAATAAGATCTCAAACTATTATACGCGCTGGAGAACTTTTTGTCTGGTCACGCGGCGAGGAATTGGTGACCGATAAATATCCAGAATTTCAGAAATTTCCGGAATTGATTCCTAATGGTACTGTTATCGATGGTGAGATACTGCCCTATAAGGATGGTCGGATTATGAATTTCAATGATCTCCAAACTAGGATAGGTCGCAAGACTGTGGGCAAAAAGTTGTTGAAAGATGTGCCTGTAGTGATTGTCGCCTATGATCTATTGGAATGGCAGGGAAAGGACATCAGGGAAATGCCATTTATTGAGCGTAGGAAGTTGTTAGAACAATTGGTGGATGCGGTGAAGGATGGAGTTCCTTATGGCCAATCTGGTAGCGACAAGCAGATCCTGAAACGAGTTCAGGATGACAAATCAGAAAATAATGTCAGTTCGAGCGAGGTCACTGAGCGGAGTCGAAGTGCAGTCGAGAACAGTTACGTTAGTTCGGATCTGAGTTCCAGTTCAAAACCTTTTTCCCCTTTAGGGAAATCTCCGCAGGAGAATGGGGCCGTTCCACTAATGCTTTCAGAAACCATGCACTTCAACTCATGGGAAGAAGTCGCCGAAGAACGCAACAAAGCAGAAGAACGCCGATCAGAAGGCTTGATGTTAAAAAGGAAAGACAGTCCGTATTTAGTAGGTCGTAAAAAAGGCGATTGGTGGAAATGGAAAGTCGATCCATTCTCTGTCGACGCTGTTTTGACCTATGCGATGCGAGGTCACGGTAGGCGAGCAAATCTCTATACAGACTACACTTTTGGGTTATGGCAGGATGGTGAGTTGGTCACTTTCGCGAAAGCGTACTCCGGACTAACCGATGCGGAATTTAGAAAAGTTGATGCTTGGATTAAGAAAAACACCTTGGAACGTTTCGGGCCAGTTCGATCCGTAACACCGCATCACGTTTTTGAGATTGCTTTTGAAGGCATAGCGCCCAGTAAACGACACAAATCTGGAGTTGCCACTAGA